In the genome of Manis javanica isolate MJ-LG chromosome 17, MJ_LKY, whole genome shotgun sequence, one region contains:
- the FAAP24 gene encoding Fanconi anemia core complex-associated protein 24 isoform X1 — translation MEGEQDGRLKEVAGGIPEVARFRSRLPMARNPSDGTGPMHVPFGHVVANEKWRGSQLAQGMQGKIKLIFEDDLTPVDFYLSSKSCVLYITEADLVAGNGYRKRLVRVRNSSNLQGIVVVEKTQMSEQYFLAVQKFTVLDLGMVLLPVASQMEASCLIIQLVQEQTKEPSRNPFLKKKPAVISEPSLLRTVQQIPGVGKVKAPLLLQKFPSIQQLSNASIQELEPVVGPAVAQHIHAFFTQPR, via the exons ATGGAGGGTGAGCAGGATGGTAGACTGAAAGAAGTTGCGGGAGGGATCCCGGAAGTGGCGCGTTTCAG ATCCAGGCTGCCGATGGCTAGGAACCCCTCTGATGGCACAGGACCCATGCATGTGCCTTTTGGGCACGTTGTGGCCAACGAGAAATGGCGCGGGTCGCAGCTGGCACAGGGGATGCAAG GGAAAATTAAACTCATTTTTGAGGATGACCTGACACCGGTAGATTTTTACTTGTCCAGCAAATCCTGTGTTCTTTATATCACTGAAGCTGATTTAGTGGCCGGAAATGGCTACAGAAAGAGGCTGGTTCGGGTTAGAAAT tcCAGTAATCTTCAAGGGATTGTAGTAGTTGAAAAAACGCAGATGAGTGAACAATACTTTCTGGCCGTACAGAAGTTTACTGTGCTGGACCTTGGGATGGTGTTGCTTCCAGTGGCCAGCCAGATGGAAGCCTCATGCCTTATTATCCAGTTA GTTCAAGAGCAAACCAAAGAGCCAAGTAGGAATCCTTTTCTCAAGAAGAAGCCAGCTGTGATCTCTGAGCCATCCCTCCTCCGAACTGTGCAACAGATCCCAGGAGTTGGAAAAGTGAAAGCTCCCCTTCTGCTTCAGAAGTTCCCAAGTATCCAGCAACTAAGTAATGCCTCCATCCAAGAACTGGAGCCAGTGGTTGGACCAGCAGTAGCACAGCACATCCATGCCTTCTTCACACAGCCCCGGTGA
- the FAAP24 gene encoding Fanconi anemia core complex-associated protein 24 isoform X2 produces the protein MARNPSDGTGPMHVPFGHVVANEKWRGSQLAQGMQGKIKLIFEDDLTPVDFYLSSKSCVLYITEADLVAGNGYRKRLVRVRNSSNLQGIVVVEKTQMSEQYFLAVQKFTVLDLGMVLLPVASQMEASCLIIQLVQEQTKEPSRNPFLKKKPAVISEPSLLRTVQQIPGVGKVKAPLLLQKFPSIQQLSNASIQELEPVVGPAVAQHIHAFFTQPR, from the exons ATGGCTAGGAACCCCTCTGATGGCACAGGACCCATGCATGTGCCTTTTGGGCACGTTGTGGCCAACGAGAAATGGCGCGGGTCGCAGCTGGCACAGGGGATGCAAG GGAAAATTAAACTCATTTTTGAGGATGACCTGACACCGGTAGATTTTTACTTGTCCAGCAAATCCTGTGTTCTTTATATCACTGAAGCTGATTTAGTGGCCGGAAATGGCTACAGAAAGAGGCTGGTTCGGGTTAGAAAT tcCAGTAATCTTCAAGGGATTGTAGTAGTTGAAAAAACGCAGATGAGTGAACAATACTTTCTGGCCGTACAGAAGTTTACTGTGCTGGACCTTGGGATGGTGTTGCTTCCAGTGGCCAGCCAGATGGAAGCCTCATGCCTTATTATCCAGTTA GTTCAAGAGCAAACCAAAGAGCCAAGTAGGAATCCTTTTCTCAAGAAGAAGCCAGCTGTGATCTCTGAGCCATCCCTCCTCCGAACTGTGCAACAGATCCCAGGAGTTGGAAAAGTGAAAGCTCCCCTTCTGCTTCAGAAGTTCCCAAGTATCCAGCAACTAAGTAATGCCTCCATCCAAGAACTGGAGCCAGTGGTTGGACCAGCAGTAGCACAGCACATCCATGCCTTCTTCACACAGCCCCGGTGA